The Populus trichocarpa isolate Nisqually-1 chromosome 2, P.trichocarpa_v4.1, whole genome shotgun sequence genome has a window encoding:
- the LOC7453950 gene encoding zinc finger protein ZAT9 produces the protein MEKHKCKLCFKSFSNGRALGGHMRSHMLNLPIPPKLEDQFPDIEVSEDTESTSSSEEEAEEGQEEEEKAVFYGLRENPKKCTRLVDPEFSFAAVDAGSVVLQDRESETESSKNPTRRRSKRTKSLLEHHHQYHQQRPRQEQENNIIIKKLEFKKMGTIKAAAESSWGHEPEPVSSISGTTTEEDVAFCLVMLSRDKWKRKEQENQEEEQELEEELAEAETDDSDEFKSCKTKTRGKYKCETCNKVFKSYQALGGHRASHKKLKVYTPSNEPKLERTENAGASTSLPEKKTHECPYCFRVFSSGQALGGHKRSHLIGVAASSSTPARSSTRIGDNNWGFIDLNLPAPVDDDDISQVDQLSAVSDAEFVNYVRR, from the coding sequence ATGGAGAAGCACAAGTGCAAATTGTGCTTCAAAAGTTTCTCTAATGGCAGAGCTTTAGGTGGTCATATGAGGTCTCACATGTTGAATCTTCCAATTCCTCCAAAACTAGAAGATCAATTCCCAGATATTGAAGTTAGTGAAGATACTGAATCAACTTCATCTTCAGAGGAAGAAGCGGAAGAaggacaagaagaagaagagaaggctGTTTTTTATGGGCTAAGAGAGAACCCAAAAAAATGTACTCGCTTGGTAGATCCCGAGTTCTCTTTTGCAGCTGTTGATGCTGGTTCTGTTGTTCTTCAAGATAGAGAAAGTGAGACCGAGTCATCAAAGAATCCTACAAGAAGACGATCCAAGAGGACTAAGAGCCTGTTagagcatcatcatcaatatcatcaaCAAAGACCCAGGCAAGAGCAAGAGAACAACATCATAATAAAGAAGCttgaattcaagaaaatggGCACTATTAAGGCAGCAGCCGAGTCGTCGTGGGGTCATGAACCCGAACCGGTGAGTTCAATTTCTGGCACTACAACAGAAGAAGATGTCGCTTTCTGTCTTGTGATGCTTTCAAGAGACaaatggaagagaaaagaacaggagaatcaagaagaagaacagGAACTTGAAGAGGAATTAGCAGAAGCTGAAACAGACGATTCTGATGAGTTCAAATCTTGCAAGACAAAAACTAGAGGAAAGTACAAATGTGAAACATGCAACAAGGTGTTTAAATCTTATCAAGCTTTAGGTGGGCATAGAGCAAGTCACAAGAAACTCAAGGTTTATACACCAAGTAACGAACCAAAATTGGAGCGAACAGAAAATGCAGGTGCTTCTACTTCTTTGCCAGAGAAGAAAACCCATGAATGTCCATATTGTTTTAGAGTATTTTCATCCGGGCAAGCTCTTGGTGGCCACAAAAGATCTCATTTAATCGGTGTAGCAGCTTCTTCAAGTACTCCTGCGAGAAGTTCCACAAGGATTGGAGACAATAATTGGGGTTTCATAGATCTTAATCTTCCGGCTCccgttgatgatgatgatattagcCAAGTTGATCAGCTCTCTGCTGTGTCTGATGCAGAATTTGTTAACTACGTCAGACGGTGA